A region from the Thauera humireducens genome encodes:
- a CDS encoding NAD(P)H-dependent flavin oxidoreductase, translated as MSQTPDQHDFSALLRTPLTERLGCRYPIIQTAMGWVADANLVIATTKAGGFGFLAGATIDADKIEGEIKKVIAATGGSNFGLNFHMFQENAAQCVDLAIQYKLRAVSYGRGPDKKTIARFKEAGVLCIPTVGALKHAIKAVELGADMITIQGGEGGGHTGGVPTTILLPQVLAAVKVPVIAAGGYSTGRGLAAALAAGAAGIAMGTRFLMTTDSPTPPATLDRYVKVDDPQKVRVTLAVDGMRHRMIENPFINRLEAASPLGRLMIALRSAWQWKQQTGMSFGHMLGVFRQAVKEDPGAVSQTVMSANQPVLLQRSMVEGYPDEGILPSGQVAAAIGKLESCEEVIHGIAAEAEACLAALYSRLGDAACTEPCKETAAVA; from the coding sequence ATGAGCCAGACCCCCGACCAGCACGATTTCTCGGCGCTGCTGCGCACACCGCTCACCGAGCGCCTCGGCTGCCGTTACCCGATCATCCAGACGGCGATGGGCTGGGTGGCCGATGCGAACCTGGTGATCGCCACGACCAAGGCCGGCGGCTTCGGCTTCCTCGCCGGGGCCACCATCGACGCCGACAAGATCGAAGGCGAGATCAAGAAGGTGATCGCCGCCACCGGCGGCAGCAACTTCGGCCTCAACTTCCACATGTTCCAGGAGAACGCGGCGCAGTGCGTCGACCTGGCGATCCAGTACAAGCTGCGTGCGGTGAGCTACGGCCGCGGGCCGGACAAGAAGACCATCGCCCGCTTCAAGGAAGCCGGCGTGCTGTGCATTCCCACCGTGGGCGCGTTGAAGCACGCGATCAAGGCGGTCGAACTGGGCGCCGACATGATCACCATCCAGGGCGGCGAGGGCGGCGGCCACACCGGCGGCGTGCCTACGACCATCCTGCTGCCGCAGGTGCTGGCGGCGGTGAAGGTACCGGTGATCGCGGCTGGCGGCTATTCCACCGGGCGCGGCTTGGCCGCGGCGCTGGCCGCCGGTGCGGCCGGCATCGCGATGGGCACGCGCTTCCTGATGACCACCGATTCGCCGACGCCGCCGGCCACGCTCGACCGCTACGTCAAGGTCGACGACCCGCAGAAGGTTCGGGTGACGCTGGCGGTCGACGGCATGCGCCACCGCATGATCGAGAACCCCTTCATCAACAGGCTCGAGGCTGCGAGCCCGCTGGGCCGCCTGATGATCGCGCTCAGGAGCGCCTGGCAGTGGAAGCAGCAGACCGGCATGAGCTTCGGCCACATGCTCGGCGTGTTCCGCCAGGCGGTGAAGGAAGACCCGGGCGCGGTGTCGCAGACGGTGATGTCGGCCAACCAGCCGGTGCTGCTGCAGCGCTCGATGGTCGAGGGCTACCCCGACGAGGGCATCCTGCCCAGCGGCCAGGTGGCGGCGGCGATCGGCAAGCTTGAAAGCTGCGAAGAGGTCATCCACGGCATTGCGGCGGAAGCCGAGGCCTGCCTCGCCGCGCTGTATTCACGCCTGGGCGATGCGGCCTGCACCGAACCCTGCAAAGAGACCGCGGCGGTCGCCTGA
- a CDS encoding enoyl-CoA hydratase encodes MSAPDQNFVTRPDNAVYETDSPVHYAVADGIATVTMSRTEFNNAQNSQMTYALDAAFRRAVDDDAVKVIVLRGDGKHFSAGHDIGTPGRDINKSFDRVHLWWDHTNKPGGEYLYVREQEVYLNMCRRWRELPKPTIAMVQGACVAGGLMLAWVCDLIVASDDAFFQDPVVRMGIPGVEYFAHPYELNPRIAKEFLMTGDRMGAERAYQMGMVNRVVAREQLEAETYALAARIAKQPRMGLALTKQAVNHVEDLQGKRTAMDAVFAWHHFAHTHNELLSGDKLGGYDAKAMASANKQAARENKA; translated from the coding sequence ATGAGCGCCCCCGACCAGAACTTCGTCACCCGCCCCGACAACGCGGTGTACGAGACCGACAGCCCGGTGCATTACGCCGTGGCTGACGGCATCGCTACGGTGACGATGAGCCGTACCGAGTTCAACAATGCGCAGAACTCGCAGATGACCTACGCGCTGGACGCCGCCTTCCGCCGTGCGGTGGATGACGACGCGGTCAAGGTCATCGTGCTGCGCGGCGACGGCAAGCACTTCTCCGCCGGCCACGACATCGGTACGCCGGGGCGCGACATCAACAAGTCGTTCGACCGCGTGCATCTGTGGTGGGACCACACCAACAAGCCCGGCGGCGAGTACCTCTACGTGCGCGAGCAGGAGGTGTACCTGAACATGTGCCGGCGCTGGCGCGAGCTGCCCAAGCCGACCATCGCGATGGTGCAGGGCGCCTGCGTCGCCGGCGGGCTGATGCTGGCCTGGGTGTGCGACCTGATCGTCGCCAGCGACGACGCCTTCTTCCAGGACCCGGTGGTGCGCATGGGCATTCCCGGCGTGGAGTACTTCGCGCATCCGTACGAGCTCAACCCGCGCATCGCCAAGGAGTTCCTGATGACCGGCGACCGCATGGGTGCCGAGCGCGCGTACCAGATGGGCATGGTCAACCGCGTGGTGGCGCGCGAACAGCTCGAGGCCGAGACCTACGCGCTCGCCGCCCGCATCGCCAAGCAGCCGCGCATGGGCCTGGCGCTGACCAAGCAGGCGGTCAACCACGTCGAGGACCTGCAGGGCAAGCGCACGGCGATGGATGCGGTGTTCGCCTGGCACCACTTCGCCCACACGCACAACGAACTGCTGTCGGGCGACAAGCTCGGCGGCTATGACGCCAAAGCCATGGCCAGCGCCAACAAGCAGGCCGCTCGCGAGAACAAGGCATGA
- a CDS encoding CoA-transferase subunit beta — MSNNTEFTLAELMIVAASEAWRGDGEVLASGIGVIPRLGASLAKLTYAPELLMTDSECFLVEEPVPLGPRGDYVPKYSGCMSFERVFECVWGGRRHAMIGPTQIDRFGQTNLSVVGDYRKPKAAILGVRGLPGNSINHINSFFVPGHSKRVFVEGEVDMVSGVGFNPARWEPGMRQDFMDIRRIVTDLCVMDFEGPDHAIRVRSLHPGVSFDEVQEKTGFPLLKAPDLGETPHPTAEQLAIIRRLDPHDLRGAQIKGNPPGIRATA; from the coding sequence ATGAGCAACAACACTGAATTCACCCTTGCCGAGCTGATGATCGTCGCGGCCTCGGAAGCGTGGCGCGGCGACGGCGAGGTGCTGGCCTCCGGCATCGGCGTGATTCCGCGCCTGGGTGCCAGCCTCGCCAAGCTCACCTACGCGCCCGAACTGTTGATGACGGACAGCGAGTGCTTCCTGGTCGAGGAGCCGGTCCCGCTCGGGCCGCGCGGCGACTACGTGCCGAAGTACTCCGGCTGCATGTCGTTCGAGCGCGTGTTCGAGTGCGTGTGGGGTGGTCGTCGTCACGCCATGATCGGTCCGACCCAGATCGACCGCTTCGGCCAGACCAACCTGTCGGTGGTGGGCGACTACAGGAAGCCCAAGGCCGCCATCCTCGGCGTGCGCGGCCTGCCCGGCAACAGCATCAACCACATCAACTCCTTCTTCGTGCCCGGCCACAGCAAGCGGGTGTTCGTCGAAGGCGAGGTCGACATGGTGTCCGGCGTGGGTTTTAACCCCGCGCGCTGGGAGCCCGGCATGCGCCAGGACTTCATGGACATCCGCCGCATCGTCACCGACCTGTGCGTGATGGACTTCGAGGGGCCGGACCACGCCATCCGCGTGCGTTCGCTGCACCCGGGCGTGTCCTTCGACGAGGTCCAGGAGAAGACCGGCTTCCCGCTGCTGAAGGCGCCGGATCTGGGCGAAACCCCGCATCCGACCGCCGAGCAGCTCGCGATCATCCGTCGCCTCGATCCCCACGACCTGCGCGGTGCGCAGATCAAGGGCAACCCGCCGGGCATCCGCGCCACCGCCTGA
- a CDS encoding CoA transferase subunit A: MNKLMTTAEVVAQLRDGMTIGFGGWGPRRKPMAIVREILRSDVKDLTVVSYGGPDVGMLCAAGKVKKLIFGFATLDAIPLEPWYRKVREAGGLELMELDEGMWQWGLRAAGMRVPFLPTRCGLATDVTRLNPELKTIQSPYADGEVLLAMPALKLDVALVHVNVADQLGNTLIQGGDPYFDHLVARAADACYVSAERVEERLSLTAEQARLNTFERYLVKGVVHAPCGAHPTTCAPEYGWDMAHFKRYVASAAEDGGWQAYMDEFVTPGEAAYQDKNGGIERMGKLPLPVF, translated from the coding sequence ATGAACAAACTGATGACGACGGCCGAGGTCGTCGCCCAATTGCGCGATGGCATGACCATCGGCTTCGGTGGCTGGGGTCCGCGGCGCAAGCCGATGGCGATCGTGCGCGAGATCCTGCGTTCGGACGTCAAGGATCTCACCGTGGTGTCTTACGGCGGCCCGGACGTGGGCATGCTGTGCGCTGCCGGCAAGGTGAAGAAGCTGATCTTCGGCTTTGCCACGCTGGACGCCATTCCGCTCGAACCCTGGTATCGCAAGGTGCGTGAGGCCGGTGGCCTCGAGCTGATGGAGCTCGACGAGGGTATGTGGCAGTGGGGCCTGCGTGCCGCCGGCATGCGCGTGCCCTTCCTGCCGACGCGCTGCGGTCTGGCGACCGACGTCACCCGTCTCAATCCCGAGCTCAAGACCATCCAGTCGCCCTATGCCGACGGCGAGGTGCTGCTGGCGATGCCGGCACTCAAGCTCGATGTGGCGCTGGTGCACGTCAACGTTGCCGACCAGCTCGGCAACACCCTGATCCAGGGCGGCGATCCGTATTTCGACCACCTGGTCGCACGGGCGGCGGATGCCTGCTACGTCTCGGCCGAGCGTGTCGAGGAGCGGCTGTCGCTGACCGCCGAGCAGGCTCGCCTCAACACCTTCGAGCGCTACCTGGTGAAGGGTGTGGTGCATGCGCCTTGTGGCGCCCATCCGACCACGTGCGCGCCGGAGTACGGCTGGGACATGGCGCACTTCAAGCGCTACGTCGCCAGCGCCGCGGAAGACGGGGGCTGGCAGGCCTACATGGACGAATTCGTCACGCCGGGCGAGGCGGCCTACCAGGACAAGAACGGTGGTATCGAGCGCATGGGCAAGCTGCCCCTGCCGGTGTTTTGA